One Mycolicibacterium sarraceniae genomic window carries:
- a CDS encoding BlaI/MecI/CopY family transcriptional regulator, producing the protein MVKLTRLGELERAVMDHLWAAGEPLTVRQVHETLCTERDLAYTTVMTVLQRLARKNLVSQIRDDRAHQYAPVHGRDELVAGLMVDALDQASDSGGRQAALVHFVERVGVDEADALRRALAELESRHRSPWPGGGSPSV; encoded by the coding sequence ATGGTCAAGTTGACTCGTCTCGGCGAACTTGAACGCGCGGTGATGGACCACTTATGGGCCGCTGGTGAACCGTTGACGGTTCGCCAGGTCCATGAAACCCTCTGTACCGAGCGCGATCTCGCCTACACCACGGTGATGACGGTTTTGCAGCGGCTTGCGCGCAAGAACCTGGTATCCCAGATCCGTGACGACCGGGCCCATCAATACGCACCGGTGCACGGCCGCGACGAACTGGTCGCGGGCCTGATGGTCGACGCCCTGGATCAGGCGTCCGATTCCGGCGGACGGCAGGCGGCGCTGGTGCACTTTGTCGAACGAGTCGGAGTCGATGAGGCGGACGCCTTGCGCCGCGCACTGGCCGAATTGGAATCCAGGCACCGTTCACCCTGGCCCGGTGGCGGTTCACCCAGCGTCTGA
- a CDS encoding heme-binding protein, whose amino-acid sequence MTSNRSVRRAAAAALGAGAVLLSVAGPAAADPPPNCTTADMTGVMAGVSAAMSTYLWTHPDVNAFFTGLQGLPKSQVKTQTQQYLDANPQVRAELEGVRQPATDFRARCGLIPRPIAPGVV is encoded by the coding sequence ATGACATCCAATCGTTCTGTGCGACGCGCAGCCGCGGCAGCGCTTGGCGCCGGTGCGGTTTTGCTCAGCGTGGCCGGGCCCGCTGCCGCCGACCCGCCACCCAACTGCACCACCGCGGACATGACCGGCGTGATGGCCGGGGTGTCGGCCGCGATGTCGACCTACCTGTGGACGCATCCGGACGTGAACGCGTTCTTCACCGGCCTGCAGGGGCTGCCCAAGTCGCAGGTCAAAACCCAGACCCAGCAGTACCTGGATGCCAACCCGCAGGTGCGCGCCGAGCTGGAGGGCGTCCGCCAGCCGGCGACCGACTTCCGGGCTCGCTGTGGCTTGATCCCGCGGCCCATCGCGCCTGGCGTGGTCTAA
- a CDS encoding NAD(P)/FAD-dependent oxidoreductase, producing MTHPGATPSDKHKVVVIGSGFGGLNAAQKLKRADVDIKLIAKTTHHLFQPLLYQVATGIISEGEIAPPTRVILRKQENCQVLLGEVTNIDLAAKTVDSILLGHTYRTPYDTLIVAAGAGQSYFGNDQFAEWAPGMKTIDDALELRGRILGAFEQAERSSDPVRREKLLTFVVVGAGPTGVEMAGQIAELADHTLKGAFRHIDSTRARVILLDAAPAVLPPMGEKLGKKAQDRLEKLGVEIQLNAMVTDVDRNGITVKRPDGTIDRIEAATKVWSAGVSASPLGKIIADQSDAEIDRAGRVKVGPDLSVPGHPNVFVIGDMALVDGVPGMAQGAIQGAKYVANLVKSELKGADPAARQPFSYFDKGSMATVSRFSAVAKIGKIEFAGFFAWLAWLFLHLVYLVGFKTKIATILSWTTTFLGRGRSQLTITEQQAYARTRIEQLEEIAATVEDEKAAS from the coding sequence ATGACCCACCCCGGTGCCACTCCATCGGATAAGCACAAGGTCGTCGTCATCGGTTCGGGATTCGGCGGCCTGAATGCCGCGCAGAAGCTCAAGCGAGCCGACGTCGACATCAAGCTGATCGCCAAGACCACCCACCACCTGTTCCAGCCGCTGCTGTACCAGGTGGCGACGGGCATCATCTCCGAAGGAGAGATAGCCCCGCCCACCCGCGTCATCCTCCGCAAGCAGGAGAACTGCCAGGTACTGCTCGGCGAGGTCACCAACATCGACCTGGCGGCCAAGACAGTCGACTCGATCCTGCTGGGCCACACCTACCGGACGCCGTACGACACGCTGATCGTCGCTGCGGGCGCGGGCCAGTCGTACTTCGGGAACGACCAGTTCGCCGAGTGGGCACCCGGCATGAAGACCATCGACGACGCCCTCGAATTGCGCGGACGCATCCTCGGCGCTTTCGAACAGGCCGAACGGTCCAGCGATCCGGTCCGGCGCGAGAAGCTGCTCACCTTCGTGGTGGTCGGCGCAGGCCCCACCGGCGTCGAAATGGCCGGGCAGATTGCCGAACTCGCCGATCACACTCTCAAGGGCGCGTTCCGCCACATCGACTCCACCCGCGCGCGGGTGATCCTGCTGGACGCCGCGCCCGCGGTGCTGCCGCCGATGGGCGAGAAGCTGGGAAAGAAGGCGCAGGACCGCCTGGAGAAGCTGGGCGTCGAGATCCAGCTCAACGCGATGGTCACCGATGTCGACCGCAACGGAATCACTGTCAAGCGGCCCGACGGCACGATCGACCGGATCGAGGCCGCCACCAAGGTGTGGTCGGCCGGCGTGTCGGCCAGCCCGCTGGGCAAGATCATCGCCGACCAGTCCGACGCCGAGATCGACCGGGCTGGACGGGTCAAAGTGGGTCCGGACCTGTCGGTTCCCGGACACCCGAACGTGTTCGTGATCGGCGACATGGCCCTCGTCGACGGCGTCCCCGGCATGGCACAGGGTGCCATCCAGGGTGCCAAGTACGTTGCCAACCTGGTCAAGTCTGAGCTCAAGGGTGCCGATCCCGCGGCCCGCCAGCCGTTCAGCTACTTCGACAAGGGCTCGATGGCGACGGTGTCGCGGTTCAGCGCGGTGGCCAAGATCGGCAAGATCGAGTTCGCCGGATTCTTCGCCTGGCTGGCGTGGCTGTTCCTGCACCTGGTCTATCTCGTCGGGTTCAAGACCAAGATCGCGACCATCCTGTCGTGGACGACGACATTCTTAGGGCGGGGCCGCAGTCAGCTGACGATCACCGAGCAGCAGGCGTACGCGCGCACCAGGATCGAGCAGCTCGAGGAAATAGCGGCTACGGTCGAGGACGAAAAAGCCGCGAGCTGA
- a CDS encoding PaaI family thioesterase, with translation MQSEQSPIEQIAFSAPFDNELGLVFTELTPDGAKAQLEVQPKLLQPMGIVHGGVYCSMIESMASTSAFVWLAANGGGNVVGVNNNTDFLRAISGGTVYGVTEPVHRGRRQQLWLVTIRDDKDRLIARGQVRLQNLEPEPPQG, from the coding sequence GTGCAATCAGAGCAGTCACCGATCGAACAGATCGCCTTCTCCGCCCCGTTCGACAATGAGCTCGGCCTGGTGTTCACCGAACTCACCCCGGATGGCGCCAAGGCGCAGTTGGAAGTCCAGCCCAAGCTGCTGCAGCCGATGGGCATCGTGCACGGCGGAGTCTACTGCTCGATGATCGAATCGATGGCCAGCACGTCGGCTTTCGTCTGGCTGGCCGCCAACGGCGGCGGCAACGTCGTCGGCGTCAACAACAACACCGACTTCCTGCGGGCGATCTCCGGCGGAACCGTCTACGGCGTCACCGAACCGGTGCACCGCGGCCGTCGCCAGCAGCTGTGGCTGGTGACGATTCGCGACGATAAGGACCGGCTGATCGCCCGCGGCCAGGTGCGCCTGCAGAACCTCGAGCCTGAGCCGCCGCAGGGCTGA
- a CDS encoding iron reductase, which produces MTTAVVDPLIDGMTIRRMLPLHESSGRLRGLSPDSPRVHGVAVMADVSRRRWWALDSVTTSGRLATMFDAAVDELGDRRAVAQQLAGTFTHAVLGRAVTLFVLEGRVWDTGPGNLWMHVDSEGTIDWAAVVDPTLRVLPDDPAVTDVVRLPNELALATWTAHRCHRSLEPIFQCLHELSRRALSTAAMWQMVGSAVVITATQVPILTGSGEVICMRRGQLVLDALSGFGLPVRAMRRTG; this is translated from the coding sequence GTGACCACAGCCGTCGTTGATCCACTGATCGACGGAATGACCATCCGCCGCATGCTGCCCCTGCATGAATCCAGCGGCCGCTTGCGCGGCCTGAGCCCGGATTCCCCGCGGGTGCACGGAGTGGCGGTCATGGCCGATGTGTCACGGCGTCGATGGTGGGCACTCGACTCGGTGACGACATCGGGCCGGCTGGCGACCATGTTCGATGCTGCGGTCGACGAACTCGGTGACAGACGAGCCGTCGCCCAGCAGCTCGCCGGCACGTTCACGCACGCCGTGTTGGGCCGGGCAGTCACGTTGTTCGTGCTCGAGGGCCGGGTGTGGGACACCGGGCCTGGCAACCTCTGGATGCACGTCGACTCGGAGGGCACCATCGACTGGGCCGCGGTGGTGGACCCGACGCTTCGGGTGCTGCCGGACGATCCGGCAGTGACCGACGTAGTCCGGCTACCCAACGAACTCGCACTGGCGACCTGGACGGCGCACCGCTGCCACCGATCGTTGGAGCCGATATTCCAGTGCCTGCACGAGCTCAGCCGTCGCGCTCTGTCTACGGCGGCAATGTGGCAGATGGTCGGCTCGGCGGTGGTCATCACCGCGACGCAGGTTCCCATACTCACCGGCAGCGGTGAGGTGATCTGTATGCGCCGCGGGCAGCTGGTGCTCGACGCGCTGAGCGGGTTCGGCCTTCCGGTGCGGGCGATGCGCCGGACGGGGTAG
- a CDS encoding urease subunit beta produces the protein MIPGEVFLGDGDIEINAGAQRIELDIVNTGDRPVQVGSHVHLPQANAALSFDRAAAHGHRFDIPAGTAVRFEPGVAQRVRLVPLGGSREVYGLSLNPPGRLDPA, from the coding sequence ATGATTCCCGGCGAGGTCTTCCTCGGTGACGGCGATATCGAGATCAACGCCGGCGCCCAGCGTATCGAACTGGATATCGTCAACACGGGCGATCGGCCGGTGCAGGTCGGCAGCCACGTACACCTGCCGCAGGCCAACGCCGCGCTATCCTTCGACCGCGCCGCCGCCCACGGTCATCGGTTCGATATCCCAGCCGGCACCGCGGTGCGCTTCGAACCCGGTGTGGCGCAGCGGGTTCGCCTGGTGCCGCTGGGCGGTTCGCGCGAGGTGTACGGCCTGAGCCTGAACCCACCCGGAAGGCTGGATCCCGCATGA
- a CDS encoding M56 family metallopeptidase: protein MSALAFTFLALMLVGPVPALLARASWPMRAPRAAIVLWQSIAVAAVLSAFSAGLAIASRLFVPGADGRPTATITSEIAALGWPLWLAYVLVFAVTLFIGARLLVAGVQVAVATRRRRAHHRMVVDLLGECRHGVSGLRVLDVAEPLAYCLPGVRSRVVLSEGTLAALNQSELAAILSHERAHLRARHDLVLEAFIAVHTAFPRFVRSGSALNAVRLLVELLADDAAVRTAGPTALARALVACASARTPKGALAAGGPTTVIRVRRLCGRPNSVWLSLAAYTTAAAVLVVPTVAVAMPWLTELHRLFLS, encoded by the coding sequence GTGTCCGCGCTGGCCTTCACCTTCCTCGCCTTGATGCTGGTTGGTCCTGTGCCCGCACTCCTGGCCCGGGCCTCCTGGCCAATGCGTGCGCCGCGGGCGGCGATCGTGCTCTGGCAATCGATTGCAGTGGCTGCTGTGTTATCCGCATTCAGCGCGGGCCTGGCGATCGCCAGCCGGCTGTTTGTCCCCGGAGCTGACGGGCGCCCGACCGCCACGATCACCAGCGAGATCGCGGCGCTCGGCTGGCCGCTGTGGCTGGCATATGTCCTGGTCTTCGCCGTCACCCTGTTCATCGGAGCGCGCCTACTGGTCGCCGGTGTGCAGGTCGCAGTGGCCACTCGGCGGCGCCGGGCGCATCACCGAATGGTGGTCGATCTGCTCGGTGAGTGCCGGCACGGCGTGAGCGGGTTGCGGGTGCTGGACGTGGCCGAACCCCTGGCGTATTGCCTGCCCGGTGTGCGCAGCCGGGTCGTGCTCAGCGAGGGCACCCTGGCCGCGTTGAATCAGAGCGAACTAGCCGCGATCCTCAGCCATGAGCGTGCCCACCTGCGCGCACGCCACGATCTGGTGCTCGAGGCGTTCATCGCCGTGCACACCGCCTTCCCCCGGTTCGTCCGTAGCGGCAGTGCACTCAATGCCGTGCGGCTCCTCGTCGAATTGCTCGCCGATGACGCCGCTGTACGGACCGCCGGCCCCACTGCCCTGGCGCGTGCCCTGGTGGCCTGTGCCTCCGCGCGCACGCCGAAGGGCGCCCTGGCCGCGGGCGGTCCCACCACTGTCATCCGGGTGCGCCGGCTGTGCGGCCGGCCCAACAGTGTGTGGCTCTCATTGGCTGCCTACACCACCGCCGCGGCGGTGCTCGTGGTGCCGACCGTCGCCGTCGCGATGCCGTGGCTCACCGAACTGCACCGGTTGTTCTTGTCCTGA
- a CDS encoding sensor histidine kinase, giving the protein MLSLRTIVIVAALSVVILVLTLGTWVWIGVTHDQYSQLDRRLDSVSSLGDVSSVLTTAGPSGVGTPTPDGSLVRTIRVGAMAMSVPAEVVLPALGDGYANTTIDGVEYRVRTFSVGGATIALGAPLAETERRIAELHLRVLLICAGVIAGTVVIGWLISLIMINPFRLLAQQARAINAQSNPDEVQVRGVKEAVEIAEAVEGMLARIGDEQARTKAALESARDFAAVASHELRTPLTAMRTNLEVLSTLDLGPEQRTEVIGDVIRTQSRIEATLTALERLAQGELTTADDFVPFDITELLDRAAHDAERIYRDLKVSLVPSPAVLMVGLPVGLRLVIDNAIANAVKHGAATEVQLSVFSSADGVQITIDDNGSGVPEEERAAVFARFSRGSTASRSGSGLGLALVAQQAELHGGTASLHASPLGGARLVLTLAGSRD; this is encoded by the coding sequence ATGCTCTCGTTGCGCACCATCGTCATCGTCGCTGCGTTGTCCGTGGTGATCCTGGTGCTGACGTTGGGCACCTGGGTGTGGATAGGCGTCACCCATGACCAGTACAGCCAGCTCGACCGGCGACTGGACTCGGTCAGCAGCTTGGGCGACGTGAGCTCGGTACTGACGACGGCAGGACCCAGCGGGGTCGGTACGCCCACCCCGGACGGGAGCCTGGTGCGCACCATCCGGGTTGGTGCCATGGCCATGTCCGTGCCCGCCGAGGTGGTGCTGCCCGCCCTCGGCGACGGCTACGCCAACACGACCATCGATGGCGTCGAATACCGGGTGCGCACGTTCTCGGTCGGCGGGGCCACGATCGCGCTGGGTGCGCCGCTAGCCGAAACCGAGCGCCGGATCGCCGAATTGCATCTGCGGGTCCTGCTGATCTGCGCCGGCGTGATCGCGGGCACGGTGGTGATCGGCTGGTTGATCTCACTGATCATGATCAACCCGTTCCGGCTGCTGGCCCAGCAAGCCCGCGCCATCAACGCCCAGTCGAATCCCGACGAGGTGCAGGTGCGCGGCGTCAAGGAAGCGGTGGAGATCGCCGAGGCAGTCGAAGGCATGCTGGCCCGGATCGGCGACGAGCAGGCCCGCACCAAGGCCGCGCTGGAGTCGGCCCGTGATTTTGCCGCCGTCGCCTCCCACGAGCTGCGGACTCCCCTGACGGCCATGCGCACCAACCTCGAGGTGCTCTCCACCTTGGATCTCGGGCCTGAACAGCGCACCGAGGTGATCGGCGACGTCATCCGCACGCAGAGCCGCATTGAGGCGACCCTGACCGCACTGGAACGTCTCGCCCAGGGTGAGTTGACCACCGCCGACGATTTCGTGCCCTTCGATATCACCGAACTGCTGGACCGGGCCGCGCACGATGCCGAACGCATCTACCGCGATCTCAAGGTTTCGCTGGTACCCTCCCCCGCGGTCCTCATGGTCGGCCTACCCGTCGGGTTGCGGCTGGTCATCGACAACGCGATCGCCAACGCCGTCAAACACGGTGCCGCCACCGAAGTGCAGCTGTCGGTGTTCAGTTCCGCCGACGGCGTGCAGATCACGATCGATGACAACGGCAGCGGGGTGCCCGAAGAGGAGCGCGCCGCGGTGTTCGCACGGTTCTCCCGTGGCTCTACCGCATCGCGATCCGGATCGGGTCTCGGTCTGGCTCTGGTGGCCCAGCAGGCCGAATTACACGGTGGCACAGCCTCGTTGCACGCCAGTCCGCTCGGCGGTGCCCGGCTGGTGCTCACCCTCGCCGGTTCGCGCGACTAG
- a CDS encoding urease subunit gamma has protein sequence MRLSPHETDRLLISYAAELARRRQARRLTLNHPEAVALITDHVLEGARDGRTVAELMVSGREVLSRDDVMEGVPEMLHDVQVEATFPDGTKLVTVHHPIP, from the coding sequence ATGCGACTCTCACCGCATGAAACCGACCGGCTCCTCATCTCCTATGCGGCCGAGCTCGCCCGCCGGCGGCAGGCGCGCCGGCTGACACTGAACCATCCCGAGGCGGTGGCGCTGATCACCGACCACGTCCTGGAGGGCGCACGCGACGGTCGCACCGTGGCCGAGCTGATGGTCAGCGGCCGCGAGGTGCTCTCCCGCGACGACGTGATGGAGGGTGTGCCAGAGATGCTGCACGACGTGCAGGTCGAGGCCACCTTTCCCGACGGCACCAAATTGGTGACCGTCCATCACCCCATCCCGTGA
- the ureG gene encoding urease accessory protein UreG: protein MPPHFIEGQPHAHHERPKRVRQSGEPLRIGIGGPVGSGKTALVAALCRQLRDDLSLAVLTNDIYTTEDADFLRRHAVLPDDRIAAVQTGGCPHTAIRDDITANLDAIDDLIAGHPQLDLILVESGGDNLTATFSSGLVDVQIFVVDVAGGDKVPRKGGPGVTFSDLLVVNKTDLAPLVGADLEVMRRDAAKVREGRPTVLISLTEDPAASAVLAWVREQLIVHQPA, encoded by the coding sequence ATGCCTCCACATTTCATTGAAGGTCAGCCGCACGCGCATCACGAACGGCCCAAGCGGGTCCGTCAATCGGGTGAGCCGCTGCGCATCGGAATCGGCGGGCCGGTCGGCTCGGGCAAGACGGCGTTGGTGGCCGCGCTGTGCCGTCAGCTGCGCGATGACCTGTCCCTGGCGGTGTTGACCAACGATATCTACACCACCGAGGACGCCGATTTCCTGCGCCGCCACGCGGTGTTACCGGACGACCGGATCGCCGCCGTTCAGACCGGCGGCTGCCCGCATACCGCGATCCGCGACGACATCACTGCCAATCTCGATGCGATCGACGACCTCATCGCCGGTCACCCGCAGCTGGACCTGATCCTCGTCGAGTCCGGTGGGGACAACCTGACCGCGACGTTCTCCTCAGGTCTGGTGGATGTGCAGATCTTCGTCGTCGACGTGGCCGGCGGAGACAAGGTGCCGCGTAAGGGCGGCCCGGGGGTGACGTTCTCGGACCTGTTGGTGGTCAACAAGACCGACCTGGCCCCCTTGGTCGGCGCCGATCTGGAGGTGATGCGCCGCGATGCCGCCAAGGTGCGTGAAGGCCGCCCGACGGTTCTGATCTCGCTGACTGAGGATCCGGCCGCGTCCGCGGTGCTGGCGTGGGTGCGCGAGCAGCTGATCGTCCACCAGCCGGCTTGA
- a CDS encoding urease accessory protein UreF yields MASLSTLLALADSRLPTGGHVHSGGVEEAITSRLVVDITTLEAYLRRRIRTSGLVTASVAAAMHRGELTATAADAETDARTPAPAARQASRAQGRGLLRLARRVWPSTEWDALGPRPHLAVTAGRVGAASGLTHQQTALSVVYTTMTGTATAAQRLLALDPADVAVLTFGLAELCEQTAERAVTALADLSDPLLDELAQQHAQRERPLFVS; encoded by the coding sequence ATGGCCTCCCTTTCCACGCTGCTAGCCCTTGCCGACTCGCGATTGCCGACCGGTGGCCATGTGCACTCGGGCGGTGTCGAGGAGGCGATCACCAGCAGGCTGGTGGTCGACATCACCACGCTGGAGGCCTACCTGCGCCGTCGGATCCGCACCAGCGGCCTGGTGACGGCATCCGTCGCGGCCGCCATGCACCGTGGGGAGCTGACAGCAACCGCCGCCGACGCCGAAACCGATGCCCGCACACCGGCTCCGGCGGCCCGGCAGGCCTCCCGAGCGCAGGGTCGTGGGCTGCTGCGGCTGGCCCGCCGGGTCTGGCCTAGTACTGAATGGGATGCCCTCGGCCCGCGGCCGCATCTAGCCGTGACGGCCGGCCGGGTTGGCGCGGCCAGCGGACTGACGCACCAGCAGACCGCGCTGTCGGTGGTGTACACCACGATGACCGGCACCGCGACCGCCGCGCAGCGGCTTCTGGCATTGGATCCCGCGGATGTCGCGGTGCTGACCTTCGGATTGGCTGAGCTGTGCGAGCAAACCGCCGAGCGTGCGGTCACCGCACTGGCTGACTTGTCCGACCCACTGCTCGATGAGCTGGCGCAGCAGCACGCACAACGAGAACGTCCCCTGTTCGTCTCCTGA
- a CDS encoding urease subunit alpha — MTELSRARYAALFGPTTGDRIRLADTDLIVEITEDRSGGPELAGDEALFGGGKVLRESMGQGRATRADGAPDTVITGAVIIDYWGIIKADIGIRDGRVVGIGKAGNPDIMSGVHPDLVVGPSTEIIAGNGRIVTAGAIDCHVHLICPQIMEEAIGGGITTIIAGGTGPAEGSKATTVTPGGWHLARILEALDHWPLNIALLGKGNTVNHEAMWEQLRSGAAGFKLHEDWGTTPAAIDAALTVAEAAGVQVNIHTDTLNEMGFVENTLAAIKGRAIHAYHTEGAGGGHAPDIITVAAESNVLPSSTNPTRPHTVNTLDEHLDMLMVCHHLNSSVPEDLAFAESRIRPSTIAAEDLLHDIGAISMIGSDAQAMGRIGEVVLRTWQTAHVMKRRRGALAGDGAADNYRVRRYIAKYTICPAVAHGLDHEIGSVEVGKLADLVLWEPAFFGVRPHAVIKGGMIAWAAMGDANASIPTPQPVLPRPMFGAAPAAAAATSLHFVAPQAIEDGLADRLAVNRRLAAVGNVRAIGKAQMPLNDAQPRIEVDPDTFTVRIDGEVWAEQPATELPMAQRYFLF, encoded by the coding sequence ATGACCGAGCTGTCCCGCGCCCGTTACGCCGCGCTGTTCGGGCCCACCACCGGTGACCGGATCCGGCTGGCCGACACCGACCTGATCGTCGAGATCACCGAGGACCGCAGCGGCGGGCCAGAATTGGCCGGCGACGAGGCGCTATTCGGCGGCGGCAAGGTGCTGCGTGAATCGATGGGCCAGGGTCGGGCAACCCGGGCCGACGGCGCACCCGACACCGTGATAACCGGGGCGGTGATCATCGACTACTGGGGAATCATCAAGGCGGACATCGGTATTCGCGACGGCCGGGTCGTCGGAATCGGTAAGGCCGGAAACCCTGACATCATGTCGGGTGTCCACCCCGATCTGGTGGTCGGCCCATCGACGGAGATCATTGCCGGTAACGGCCGCATCGTCACCGCAGGCGCCATCGACTGTCATGTGCACCTGATCTGTCCGCAGATCATGGAAGAGGCGATCGGTGGCGGCATCACCACGATCATTGCTGGCGGTACCGGACCTGCCGAGGGTAGCAAGGCCACCACGGTGACACCGGGCGGCTGGCATCTGGCCCGGATACTCGAAGCGCTGGACCACTGGCCGCTCAACATCGCTCTGCTGGGCAAAGGTAATACGGTCAACCATGAGGCGATGTGGGAGCAGTTGCGTTCCGGTGCAGCGGGTTTCAAGTTGCACGAGGATTGGGGGACCACCCCCGCGGCGATCGACGCCGCCCTGACGGTCGCCGAGGCTGCTGGGGTGCAGGTCAACATCCACACCGACACCCTCAACGAGATGGGCTTCGTCGAAAACACTCTGGCGGCGATCAAGGGCCGCGCCATCCACGCCTATCACACCGAGGGGGCGGGCGGCGGGCACGCACCCGACATCATCACTGTCGCCGCCGAGTCGAATGTGCTGCCTAGTTCGACCAACCCGACCCGGCCGCACACCGTGAACACCCTCGACGAGCACCTCGACATGCTGATGGTCTGCCATCACCTCAATTCGAGCGTGCCCGAGGATCTGGCCTTCGCCGAGAGCCGCATCCGGCCCTCGACAATCGCCGCCGAAGATCTGCTGCACGATATCGGCGCGATCTCGATGATCGGCAGCGACGCCCAGGCCATGGGTCGCATCGGCGAGGTCGTGTTGCGGACATGGCAGACCGCACACGTGATGAAGCGCCGCCGGGGAGCGTTGGCCGGAGATGGTGCGGCGGACAACTATCGGGTGCGCCGCTACATCGCCAAGTACACGATCTGCCCGGCTGTGGCCCACGGACTGGATCACGAAATCGGTTCGGTCGAAGTCGGCAAGCTGGCCGATTTGGTGTTGTGGGAGCCGGCGTTCTTCGGGGTGCGCCCGCACGCGGTGATCAAGGGCGGCATGATCGCCTGGGCGGCGATGGGCGACGCCAACGCCTCGATCCCAACCCCGCAGCCGGTGCTACCGCGACCGATGTTCGGGGCCGCACCAGCCGCGGCGGCCGCCACCTCACTGCATTTCGTCGCCCCGCAGGCCATCGAGGACGGGCTGGCCGACAGGCTTGCCGTCAACCGCCGCCTGGCCGCGGTGGGCAATGTGCGCGCGATCGGCAAGGCGCAGATGCCCCTCAACGACGCCCAACCCCGCATCGAGGTCGATCCCGACACCTTCACCGTGCGGATCGACGGGGAGGTCTGGGCCGAACAACCCGCCACCGAACTTCCCATGGCACAGCGCTACTTCCTGTTCTGA
- a CDS encoding urease accessory protein UreD — MHSDVLVVAQPGRLPRIECRGGLAARHTEPDTVHLVSAAATPLGGDTISIRVIVEPDARLRLRSAAATMALPGATTTQSRACWHIETAGELDLDPEPTIVAADAHHLSVLTIWAAGTSRLRIRERVQIGRTGEREGFWSGAMHADVGGTPLLRHRVELGAGGVADDALGAPLACVSELRYPEPAEDAAGVTLALAAGGSLSTWQGARL; from the coding sequence ATGCATTCCGACGTCCTCGTGGTGGCCCAGCCTGGGCGGCTGCCTCGCATCGAGTGCCGCGGCGGCCTGGCGGCGCGGCATACCGAACCCGACACCGTGCACCTGGTGTCGGCGGCGGCGACACCCCTGGGCGGGGACACCATCTCGATCCGGGTGATCGTGGAACCCGATGCGCGACTGCGCCTTCGCAGCGCCGCGGCCACGATGGCACTGCCCGGCGCGACGACCACGCAGTCGCGGGCGTGCTGGCACATCGAGACCGCCGGTGAGCTCGACCTCGATCCCGAGCCGACGATCGTCGCTGCCGACGCCCACCACCTCAGTGTGCTGACGATATGGGCCGCCGGCACCTCGCGGCTGCGGATCCGGGAACGAGTACAGATCGGCAGAACCGGTGAGCGTGAGGGCTTTTGGAGCGGTGCCATGCACGCTGACGTGGGCGGCACGCCGCTGCTTCGGCATCGGGTGGAGCTGGGCGCAGGCGGCGTGGCCGATGATGCACTGGGCGCCCCGCTGGCCTGCGTGAGCGAGCTGCGATACCCCGAGCCGGCTGAGGATGCCGCAGGCGTCACGCTGGCCCTGGCCGCCGGCGGGAGTCTCTCGACCTGGCAGGGCGCGCGGCTCTAG